GTTGTTGACGACGATCGCCACTACGCCCGCATGATCAGCTACCATCTGGACAAAAATCCAGATTATACGGTAACGGTCTTTGCCGATGGCCAAGAAGTGCTCGACAAACTTGATGATCAACCTCACCTCCTCGTACTGGACATTATGATGCCCGGCATTGGTGGAATTGAGACGCTCAAAAAAATCAAGGAAAAACTACCCGACGTACCTGTCATCATGGTATCAGCGCAGGGGGTGGTAGATACCGCCGTTGAAGCCATGAAAGAAGGGGCTTACGATTATATCACCAAGGGACGCGACGACCTGAACAAGTTGTCTATTGTTGTTAAAAACGCCCTTGAGAAAGTATCGCTGGCCCAAGAACTGGAGTCTTTACGCGAAGAGGTTACTTCCCAGTATGGCATTGAAGGCATCATTGGTGAAAGCCAGGCCATGCAATCTTCCTATCGCCTTATCCACAAAACCTTGCGAGGTGACCTTACGGTAGCCATTCAGGGAGAGAGTGGTACGGGTAAAGAACTTGTTGCACGTGCCATCCATTTCAACTCACCGCGCAAAAACGGGACGTTCGTCGTGGTCAACTGTGCGGCCATTCCCCGTGAGTTGATGGAGAGCGAGTTTTTCGGACACGAAAAAGGCTCGTTTACCGGTGCGCACGCCAGAAAAATTGGTAAGTTTGAACAGGCACACGGCGGTACCATCTTCCTCGACGAAATTGGCGAACTGGACCTCGACTTGCAGGCAAAGCTGCTTCGTGCGCTTCAGAACTA
The sequence above is a segment of the Bacteroidota bacterium genome. Coding sequences within it:
- a CDS encoding sigma-54 dependent transcriptional regulator; the protein is MGFRIFVVDDDRHYARMISYHLDKNPDYTVTVFADGQEVLDKLDDQPHLLVLDIMMPGIGGIETLKKIKEKLPDVPVIMVSAQGVVDTAVEAMKEGAYDYITKGRDDLNKLSIVVKNALEKVSLAQELESLREEVTSQYGIEGIIGESQAMQSSYRLIHKTLRGDLTVAIQGESGTGKELVARAIHFNSPRKNGTFVVVNCAAIPRELMESEFFGHEKGSFTGAHARKIGKFEQAHGGTIFLDEIGELDLDLQAKLLRALQNYEIQRVGGNETIKFDARVISATNRDIIPMIRKGKFREDLYYRLFQFPIHLPPLREREKDVILLANHFLKSYLKSHPEFKGKTLSSEARRAILNYKWPGNVREMKSAIERAILISDANEISVNDMMLNARTMISPWEERSQHTMQESSYAPATQPLNGEHGIVEESADAIAGISLGGNGNAIVSLEEIKHKAVERAYRICDGNVDKAAVELGIGRATMYRLLKKYELIG